A stretch of the Geovibrio thiophilus genome encodes the following:
- a CDS encoding tRNA (5-methylaminomethyl-2-thiouridine)(34)-methyltransferase MnmD: MPNLILISGDKKPISTGDGSISFYNLTYKQAYHAKSIGTFTESLHKFVIPSEIVEKLKKGHVRLLDICLGIGANLAVTFHEIEKLGIPKEHRLQIVSLEKDHSLVQLIQRTSTLSPPDGYRILRRLLYEGTCGRYGLDVMYGDAVNSLDRLQAPFDAVYFDPFSKRKNAEMWTESVFRNLHRILKDDGKVVTYSCARGVREDMKKAGFAVSDIPRLPDGFQSGTVAMKN; this comes from the coding sequence ATGCCGAATTTAATCCTCATTTCAGGTGATAAGAAGCCGATCTCCACGGGGGACGGCTCCATATCATTCTACAATCTCACTTATAAGCAGGCTTACCACGCCAAAAGCATAGGCACCTTCACCGAAAGCCTGCACAAGTTCGTAATCCCTTCGGAAATTGTGGAAAAGCTGAAAAAAGGGCATGTCCGCCTGCTGGACATCTGTCTGGGAATCGGCGCAAATCTCGCCGTGACTTTCCATGAAATAGAGAAACTCGGAATCCCAAAAGAGCACAGACTCCAGATAGTAAGCCTTGAGAAGGACCACAGCCTTGTGCAGCTTATACAGAGAACATCTACCCTCAGTCCGCCTGACGGCTACAGAATCCTCCGCAGACTGCTTTATGAAGGCACATGCGGGCGATACGGACTTGATGTCATGTACGGTGACGCGGTAAACAGTCTGGACAGGCTACAGGCTCCGTTTGACGCAGTATACTTCGATCCTTTCAGTAAAAGAAAAAACGCCGAAATGTGGACGGAAAGCGTGTTCAGAAATTTACACAGAATATTGAAAGACGATGGAAAAGTTGTAACTTATTCGTGCGCCAGAGGGGTAAGAGAGGATATGAAGAAGGCGGGGTTCGCCGTCTCTGACATTCCCCGCCTTCCTGATGGCTTTCAGTCAGGAACTGTAGCTATGAAAAACTAG
- a CDS encoding Na(+)-translocating NADH-quinone reductase subunit C, protein MPDVNSRKFTFIVSLVLSVVCSVLVSAAAVSLKPIQDRNRELDRQKNVLAAAGLLGENTDIEEAFENISVLAVNVGDGSFERKQGFDTGFFKDFKALSTAVRLTKEQDTAGIASIAEEQPVYIVMRDGKPDKIILHVYGSGLWSTMYGFLALEGDGKTVAGLTFYDQKETPGLGGEVDNPNWKAQWRGKEIYGEDGGLRLGVGNGKVDPASPDAAYLVDSLSGASMTSRGVNSLVRFWLGENGYGKFLSKIEAEGING, encoded by the coding sequence ATGCCGGATGTTAATTCACGAAAATTTACATTTATAGTCTCTCTGGTTCTCTCCGTTGTTTGTTCGGTTCTGGTTTCTGCCGCGGCTGTTTCTCTCAAGCCCATTCAGGATAGAAACCGCGAGCTTGACAGGCAGAAGAATGTTCTCGCCGCTGCGGGGCTTCTCGGTGAAAACACCGATATTGAAGAGGCTTTTGAGAATATTTCCGTACTTGCGGTGAATGTGGGCGACGGAAGCTTTGAGCGGAAGCAGGGCTTTGACACAGGGTTTTTTAAGGATTTCAAGGCTCTCAGCACGGCAGTCCGCCTCACTAAGGAACAGGACACGGCGGGCATAGCCAGCATAGCTGAGGAGCAGCCCGTTTATATAGTCATGAGGGACGGCAAACCGGATAAAATAATACTTCATGTATACGGCAGCGGACTCTGGTCTACAATGTACGGTTTTCTGGCGCTGGAAGGCGACGGCAAAACCGTTGCCGGACTCACCTTTTATGACCAGAAGGAAACACCCGGTCTCGGCGGTGAGGTGGACAACCCGAACTGGAAAGCTCAGTGGCGGGGAAAAGAGATTTACGGAGAGGACGGCGGGCTTAGGCTCGGTGTGGGAAACGGAAAGGTTGATCCCGCTTCGCCCGATGCCGCATATCTTGTGGATTCGCTCTCCGGCGCATCAATGACAAGCAGGGGCGTAAACAGCCTCGTGCGGTTCTGGCTGGGAGAAAACGGCTACGGAAAGTTTCTTTCCAAAATAGAGGCGGAGGGGATCAATGGCTAG
- the nadB gene encoding L-aspartate oxidase — protein MNKKRFDYIVLGSGVAGLRAAIELAGHGDVALITKCVLGESSSEYAQGGVAVALSEEDDIVLHYEDTLKAGDGLCVKEAVKTLVAEGPEYITQLISWGAKFDTKEGALSFTREAAHSVNRIIHAHGDATGHEIVRTLKEYSLKFINIYRLDYTYAIDFIKEDGRVTGVLALDEKSGEFTSFFSKAVIVATGGAGRLFTRTTNPDVSTGDGAAMAFRAGAELEDMEFFQFHPTALHFPGAPAFLLSESMRGEGAVLRNNAGERFCFSYHEDGELAPRDVVSRSIFFEMNKTKTNHVYLDVTHLDKEHILLRFPKIYNTCLGYGIDITQDYIPVSPAAHYYMGGIKTDLDGRASLKGLYACGEAACTGVHGANRLASNSLLEGVVFGGRSAKAAIKDSENTDISDTEVQTAEKFAEADYAESLKSIQEIMWKYVSVSRNETGLKAAVSELSAFLKRFEDRTPSDRKTAELKNLAQSGLLMAHAALAREGSRGGHYRDDKPEKITEDYHIYFSNAEFNPHFR, from the coding sequence ATGAATAAAAAACGCTTCGATTATATAGTTCTCGGCAGCGGCGTAGCAGGTTTGCGCGCCGCTATTGAGCTTGCCGGTCACGGTGATGTGGCTCTCATAACCAAATGTGTTCTGGGTGAAAGCAGTTCCGAATATGCTCAGGGCGGCGTCGCCGTTGCCCTCAGCGAAGAGGACGACATAGTTCTTCACTATGAAGACACCCTGAAGGCAGGCGACGGGCTCTGCGTTAAGGAGGCTGTCAAAACCCTTGTCGCCGAGGGACCGGAATACATCACCCAGCTTATTTCATGGGGAGCGAAATTCGATACCAAGGAGGGAGCCCTCTCCTTCACCCGTGAGGCGGCGCACAGCGTAAACCGAATAATACACGCCCACGGCGACGCCACAGGACACGAAATAGTCCGTACACTGAAAGAATATTCCCTTAAATTCATTAATATTTACAGGCTTGACTACACCTACGCCATAGATTTCATAAAAGAAGACGGCAGGGTCACGGGAGTTCTGGCGCTGGATGAAAAAAGCGGCGAGTTCACGTCATTCTTCTCCAAAGCGGTTATTGTCGCCACGGGGGGAGCGGGAAGGCTTTTCACCCGCACTACAAACCCTGATGTTTCAACCGGAGACGGCGCCGCTATGGCTTTCAGAGCCGGAGCGGAGCTGGAGGACATGGAGTTTTTCCAGTTTCACCCCACGGCACTCCACTTTCCCGGCGCTCCGGCGTTCCTCCTCAGCGAGTCTATGAGAGGCGAAGGAGCTGTTCTGCGCAACAACGCGGGGGAAAGATTCTGCTTCAGCTATCACGAAGACGGCGAGCTTGCTCCCAGAGACGTTGTAAGCCGTTCAATATTCTTTGAAATGAATAAAACAAAAACGAATCATGTTTACCTTGACGTGACTCATCTTGATAAAGAGCACATCCTCCTCAGATTTCCGAAGATATACAATACATGCCTAGGCTACGGCATTGACATAACGCAGGATTATATCCCCGTCAGCCCCGCAGCGCACTACTACATGGGCGGAATAAAGACCGACCTTGACGGGCGCGCGAGCCTCAAAGGTCTGTACGCCTGCGGCGAAGCGGCATGCACGGGAGTTCACGGAGCAAACAGGCTTGCCAGCAACTCGCTCCTTGAGGGTGTTGTTTTCGGCGGAAGAAGCGCGAAAGCGGCGATTAAGGATTCAGAAAATACGGACATAAGCGATACGGAAGTTCAGACCGCTGAAAAGTTCGCCGAAGCGGATTACGCCGAATCACTGAAATCCATTCAGGAAATTATGTGGAAGTATGTAAGCGTTTCCAGAAATGAAACGGGGCTCAAAGCCGCAGTCAGTGAGCTTTCCGCTTTTCTGAAAAGATTTGAAGACAGAACACCCTCAGACAGGAAAACGGCAGAGCTTAAGAACCTCGCCCAGTCGGGGCTTCTGATGGCTCATGCCGCACTCGCCAGAGAAGGCAGCCGCGGCGGACACTACAGAGACGACAAGCCGGAGAAAATAACAGAAGATTACCATATATATTTCAGCAATGCCGAATTTAATCCTCATTTCAGGTGA
- a CDS encoding radical SAM protein, producing the protein MYDIPSLLFADRQGNIYDHPSLKMAVRSENYNFVPYETELIELPETSRLYFMPNTHPIAYNQDTANMETFTGGTAVSAFLAPGFLRLFLPAYKKLNTEILPLYAYTAVGWMNGKFVVPAIKIDDDSKWNPNLYDYTDAFKPKVQAYLSKYPENRLYRQLAKCALEYHCTAAKNVFMGRWECPIPTAPSCNSRCLGCISKQPAECCPSPQSRINFVPSPKEIIEVALNHYETAEEPIISFGQGCEGDPITEAETIAKAVSVIKKKAPNMTINFNSNCSSPEKLKLLLDAGVDSIRVSMNSANHTTYEMYYSPVDYDFGDVLKSIELANKYKAYVSLNLLTIPGVNDREGELNTLLDFLGAYNIDLIQLRNLNIDPDFLFSKMKFKTEEILGLKNMLKLIKRKNKNVRFGYFNRTKENFFKDFGYPDLKRR; encoded by the coding sequence ATGTACGATATACCAAGTCTGCTGTTTGCGGACAGACAGGGCAATATATATGACCACCCCAGCCTTAAGATGGCTGTGAGAAGCGAAAATTATAACTTTGTTCCTTACGAGACAGAGCTTATTGAGCTCCCCGAAACCTCAAGACTGTATTTCATGCCGAACACCCACCCCATAGCCTATAATCAGGACACGGCAAACATGGAAACCTTCACGGGCGGAACGGCTGTGAGCGCATTTCTCGCCCCCGGGTTCCTGCGCCTGTTTCTTCCGGCGTATAAAAAGCTTAATACGGAGATTCTGCCGCTTTACGCATATACGGCAGTGGGCTGGATGAACGGCAAATTCGTTGTTCCGGCTATCAAAATAGACGATGATTCCAAATGGAATCCCAATCTTTACGACTACACGGACGCCTTCAAGCCGAAGGTTCAGGCTTACCTCAGCAAATACCCCGAAAACAGGCTCTACAGGCAGCTTGCCAAATGCGCGCTGGAATACCACTGCACGGCGGCGAAAAACGTTTTCATGGGCAGATGGGAATGCCCCATCCCCACCGCTCCCTCGTGCAACAGCAGGTGTCTCGGCTGCATATCCAAACAGCCTGCCGAATGCTGCCCCTCACCTCAGTCCCGAATAAATTTCGTTCCTTCTCCCAAGGAAATAATAGAAGTAGCGCTGAACCACTATGAAACCGCTGAGGAGCCGATAATCAGCTTCGGTCAGGGCTGCGAAGGAGACCCGATAACAGAGGCTGAAACCATTGCCAAGGCTGTTTCCGTCATTAAGAAGAAGGCGCCGAATATGACAATTAACTTTAACTCCAACTGCTCCAGCCCGGAAAAGCTCAAGCTCCTTCTGGACGCCGGAGTGGACAGCATAAGAGTCAGTATGAACTCCGCCAACCACACAACATACGAAATGTACTATTCACCGGTGGATTACGATTTCGGAGATGTTCTGAAAAGCATAGAGCTGGCAAATAAATATAAAGCCTACGTTTCCCTGAATCTTCTCACCATCCCCGGCGTGAATGACCGTGAGGGTGAGCTGAACACGCTCCTTGATTTCCTCGGAGCCTACAACATTGATCTCATTCAGCTTCGCAACCTCAATATTGATCCCGATTTTCTCTTCTCAAAAATGAAGTTTAAAACAGAGGAAATCCTCGGACTTAAAAACATGTTAAAATTAATCAAGCGTAAAAATAAGAATGTCAGGTTCGGTTACTTCAACCGCACGAAGGAAAACTTTTTCAAGGACTTCGGCTACCCTGACCTTAAAAGGAGATAA
- a CDS encoding PAS domain S-box protein, whose product MNNSDGQKKTESIDFASLSEEESCFLFRSVFEQSSDAVIITDPKNNITFFNPAAVRMFGMDAEQLSRQNINSLAFGRRIILPDELKKLSKGEYPEGLRAENLFMTKNGFFWGHTAISVITGNGRGKQRILFVIRDITTEKNLREELFTSREQLQNMLDFVNSMVVVTNGTEMRNCNKNLLNFFGYESLPDFKENNGCVCDMFVPMNGYLTESRRGHWLKKVLRNKASSGDTKVAIKDPKTGSVRFFLVDIQPFPGEKYYYIVSFTDITELENQKKLLEDTNISLEEKINRRSRELFESYRKLAANEEMLSVIFNMASIGIAMVDDKGRYVRVNGRFCEMYRLKEFNIINSAFETVLHETLREDMRRLFMKYRDGHLKRIASEWKIRRVDDTVMDMLMTTKWVTMYDGKRYLISTHLDITDKNKLQQKQREQERMLVQQSKMAAMGEMIGAIAHQWKQPLNAIALIAQCFKDDYDYKELTLDAVNEHVSGILKQVNFMAATIDDFRNFFKPARTMQEFKISSAVADIVNLMLPQLKVNYIAVYVDDTGTEKCGSEVYGYPNEFKQVILNLIANSKDAIAERRSRKTLKNSEAGIINIKIESNEQQVKITFADNGGGIPDEAMSRLFEPYFTTKGSGSGIGLYMCRTIIEGKMKGKISARNTGDGAAFTIVLEKFIEGSSE is encoded by the coding sequence GTGAACAACTCCGATGGACAGAAAAAAACTGAGAGCATTGATTTCGCCTCTCTCTCCGAGGAGGAGAGCTGTTTTCTGTTCAGGTCTGTTTTTGAGCAGAGCTCTGATGCCGTTATCATCACTGACCCCAAAAACAACATAACTTTCTTCAACCCCGCCGCCGTGCGCATGTTCGGAATGGACGCCGAGCAGCTCTCCAGACAGAATATCAACTCACTCGCCTTCGGACGCAGAATCATTCTGCCGGACGAGCTTAAAAAACTCTCGAAGGGTGAATATCCCGAAGGTCTCAGAGCGGAAAACCTCTTCATGACTAAAAACGGCTTCTTCTGGGGGCATACTGCAATATCCGTCATTACGGGAAACGGACGGGGAAAACAGCGTATTCTCTTTGTAATAAGAGATATAACCACTGAGAAGAACCTCCGTGAGGAGCTTTTCACCAGCAGAGAGCAGCTCCAGAACATGCTGGATTTTGTGAACAGCATGGTTGTGGTCACAAACGGCACTGAGATGCGCAACTGCAATAAAAACCTCCTGAACTTCTTCGGGTATGAATCCCTCCCCGATTTCAAAGAAAATAACGGCTGCGTATGCGACATGTTCGTTCCTATGAACGGCTATCTCACGGAGAGCAGACGCGGGCACTGGCTTAAAAAGGTTCTGCGCAACAAGGCATCCTCCGGAGATACAAAGGTTGCCATAAAGGATCCCAAAACAGGCTCTGTACGCTTCTTTTTAGTGGATATTCAGCCGTTTCCCGGGGAAAAATATTACTATATAGTCTCCTTCACTGACATCACCGAGCTTGAAAACCAGAAAAAGCTTTTGGAAGACACGAATATCTCCCTCGAAGAGAAAATAAACCGCCGCAGCAGAGAGCTTTTTGAAAGCTACCGCAAGCTGGCGGCAAATGAGGAGATGCTTTCCGTAATATTCAATATGGCGAGCATAGGCATAGCCATGGTAGACGACAAAGGGCGATACGTGCGGGTAAACGGGCGCTTCTGTGAGATGTACAGGCTGAAGGAATTCAACATAATAAACTCTGCGTTTGAAACCGTGCTCCACGAAACCCTGCGGGAGGATATGCGGAGACTGTTCATGAAATACCGTGACGGGCACTTAAAACGCATCGCCTCCGAGTGGAAAATAAGGCGTGTTGATGATACGGTTATGGACATGCTTATGACCACCAAGTGGGTAACCATGTACGACGGCAAGCGTTATCTTATCTCCACTCACCTTGATATAACCGATAAAAACAAGCTCCAGCAGAAGCAGAGAGAACAGGAGCGGATGCTTGTCCAGCAGTCCAAAATGGCAGCCATGGGCGAGATGATAGGCGCCATAGCCCACCAGTGGAAACAGCCGCTGAACGCCATAGCCCTCATAGCGCAGTGCTTTAAGGACGATTATGACTATAAGGAGCTCACCCTTGATGCGGTGAATGAGCACGTAAGCGGAATCCTCAAGCAGGTAAACTTCATGGCGGCGACCATTGATGATTTCAGAAACTTCTTCAAGCCCGCCAGAACGATGCAGGAATTCAAAATTTCATCCGCAGTGGCGGATATTGTCAATCTCATGCTGCCCCAGCTCAAGGTCAACTACATAGCTGTGTATGTGGACGACACAGGAACGGAGAAATGCGGCTCGGAAGTTTACGGTTATCCCAATGAATTCAAGCAGGTGATCCTGAACCTGATAGCAAACTCTAAAGACGCCATAGCGGAGAGACGAAGCCGTAAAACGCTTAAAAACTCGGAAGCAGGCATAATAAACATAAAAATAGAGTCAAACGAACAGCAGGTAAAAATCACCTTCGCAGACAACGGAGGAGGCATACCGGACGAAGCCATGAGCAGGCTTTTTGAGCCTTATTTCACCACCAAGGGCTCAGGTTCGGGCATAGGTCTTTATATGTGCAGAACAATTATTGAAGGGAAAATGAAGGGAAAAATCAGCGCTAGAAATACCGGCGACGGCGCGGCGTTCACCATTGTGCTGGAAAAATTTATTGAGGGGAGCAGCGAATGA
- a CDS encoding response regulator transcription factor, producing the protein MKNLKDIRLLFVEDELLMQKSIEKILAKHVTEFRLAVNGEEGLKMHGEMKPDIIVTDLDMPVMNGIQMISAIRKTDTETPIIIITAFEDQAEVAKGADFSLIKPILKKKLFELLELCVEKLN; encoded by the coding sequence ATGAAGAACCTGAAAGACATCAGGCTTCTTTTCGTGGAGGACGAGCTGCTGATGCAGAAGTCCATCGAAAAGATACTGGCAAAGCATGTTACTGAATTCAGGCTTGCGGTTAACGGGGAAGAGGGTCTGAAGATGCACGGAGAGATGAAGCCCGACATCATAGTCACAGATCTCGACATGCCTGTGATGAACGGAATCCAGATGATTTCGGCGATCAGAAAGACAGATACCGAAACGCCGATAATAATCATCACCGCATTTGAGGATCAGGCAGAAGTGGCTAAGGGAGCCGATTTCTCTCTTATTAAGCCTATCCTGAAGAAAAAGCTTTTTGAGCTTCTGGAACTCTGTGTGGAAAAGCTGAACTAA
- a CDS encoding PrsW family glutamic-type intramembrane protease codes for MAFIINAFGRFEKRTLFMSLLVAFAAGSAAYHPAAWMNTLFLDTLGIEMNAVNLPRPSTAAYSAFVGINEEFLKCLITYLIIKDSNNYQTPLQGYVYAASAGLGFAVLENIYYLGGLNIQMLLMRLFISTPLHIVLALIWAAGINSAKFRGCGFLKCTAAYVFVSAALHGTYNYQAIYARTMGESAVKTLTVLAVTTVTAFFFIRHHKNR; via the coding sequence TTGGCATTTATCATAAATGCCTTCGGCAGGTTTGAGAAACGCACACTTTTCATGTCGCTCCTTGTGGCTTTTGCGGCAGGTTCCGCGGCCTATCACCCTGCGGCGTGGATGAACACCCTCTTTCTCGATACTCTGGGAATAGAAATGAACGCCGTGAACCTGCCCAGACCTTCAACGGCTGCCTACTCCGCCTTTGTCGGCATAAATGAGGAGTTCCTCAAGTGTCTCATTACATACCTGATAATAAAAGACTCAAATAATTACCAAACCCCGCTGCAGGGCTATGTATACGCCGCTTCGGCGGGGCTCGGCTTTGCCGTGCTGGAAAACATATACTACCTCGGCGGGCTGAACATACAGATGCTGCTGATGCGGCTTTTTATATCCACCCCGCTGCACATAGTCCTTGCGCTGATATGGGCTGCCGGAATAAATTCTGCAAAATTCCGCGGATGCGGTTTTCTCAAATGTACCGCAGCGTATGTGTTCGTTTCCGCAGCCCTGCACGGAACATACAACTATCAGGCGATATACGCCCGCACAATGGGTGAAAGCGCTGTGAAGACACTGACCGTCCTCGCCGTCACAACGGTTACTGCGTTCTTCTTCATAAGGCATCATAAAAACAGATAA
- the nqrE gene encoding NADH:ubiquinone reductase (Na(+)-transporting) subunit E yields the protein MTEIYLSLLVKSIFVENMALAFFLGMCTFLAVSKQVETATGLGIAVIAVQTITVPVNNLIYQHILKEGALAWAGLDNVDLTFIGLVTYIGIIAAIVQVLEMGLDRFVPKLYNALGIFLPLITVNCAILGGTLFMVQRDYTFGESVVYGFGSGAGWALAIIAMAGIREKMKYADVPKGLDNLGIVFVIAGIMAISFMLFSGIQL from the coding sequence ATGACAGAGATCTACTTAAGCCTTCTGGTTAAATCAATTTTTGTGGAGAACATGGCGCTTGCCTTCTTTCTGGGTATGTGCACATTCCTTGCCGTTTCAAAACAGGTGGAGACGGCGACTGGGCTGGGTATAGCGGTTATCGCCGTGCAGACGATCACCGTTCCGGTCAATAACCTGATATATCAGCATATACTTAAGGAAGGAGCTCTGGCGTGGGCGGGGCTCGATAATGTTGATCTCACGTTCATAGGTCTTGTAACCTACATCGGCATCATCGCAGCCATTGTTCAGGTGCTTGAGATGGGGCTGGACAGGTTCGTGCCGAAGCTCTACAACGCACTCGGCATCTTCCTTCCGCTGATCACGGTGAACTGCGCTATACTCGGCGGTACTCTTTTCATGGTTCAGCGTGATTACACCTTCGGCGAGAGCGTGGTTTACGGATTCGGCTCAGGGGCAGGGTGGGCTCTCGCCATAATAGCGATGGCGGGTATAAGGGAAAAGATGAAGTATGCTGATGTTCCTAAAGGACTTGATAACTTGGGCATAGTATTTGTAATAGCGGGAATCATGGCGATTTCGTTCATGCTTTTCTCAGGCATACAGCTCTAA
- a CDS encoding NADH:ubiquinone reductase (Na(+)-transporting) subunit D — protein sequence MASSTAKIFTDPIFRNNPIAVQVLGICSSLAVTSNLKTTFVMALAVTVVLGLSNLSLSVIRNYIPSSIRIIVEMTIIASLVIIADQFIKAYFFEISKQLSVFVGLIITNCILMGRAEAYAIKNPPFQSLLDGLGNGAGYGLVLIAVGTVRELIGAGKLLGFQVLPLTSDGGWYTPNGLFLLAPSAFFLIGLIIWGVQLIITKGVKA from the coding sequence ATGGCTAGCAGCACAGCGAAAATATTTACTGACCCCATTTTCAGAAACAACCCCATCGCAGTGCAGGTTCTGGGTATATGTTCATCTCTGGCGGTTACTTCAAACCTGAAGACTACCTTTGTCATGGCACTGGCTGTTACTGTGGTTCTGGGGTTGTCAAACTTATCCTTAAGCGTAATCAGGAACTACATACCCTCAAGCATAAGGATCATAGTGGAGATGACGATTATCGCCTCTCTGGTTATCATAGCGGATCAGTTTATAAAGGCTTACTTTTTTGAGATCAGCAAGCAGCTCTCTGTTTTTGTGGGGCTTATCATAACAAACTGCATTCTCATGGGCAGAGCTGAAGCTTACGCTATAAAGAATCCGCCGTTTCAGAGTCTTCTTGACGGTCTGGGCAACGGCGCCGGCTACGGTCTCGTGCTCATAGCCGTGGGTACAGTCCGTGAGCTTATCGGTGCCGGCAAGCTTCTGGGCTTTCAGGTGCTTCCGCTCACCTCGGACGGCGGCTGGTACACGCCTAACGGATTGTTTCTTCTGGCTCCGAGCGCGTTTTTCCTGATCGGGCTTATTATCTGGGGTGTTCAGCTTATTATAACCAAAGGGGTCAAGGCATGA
- the nqrF gene encoding NADH:ubiquinone reductase (Na(+)-transporting) subunit F yields the protein MEIVLGVALFTAIILFLAGFILTAKQWLVPAGSVRIIINDSEDKALSVQRGGKLLSVLADEKIFVSSACGGGGSCGQCKVIVHEGGGDILPTEKSHINRKMEREGYRLSCQLTVKEDLKIEVPAEVFSARQWECELISNRNVATFIKEIVLKLPEGEDVNFRAGGYIQVMVPPYEADFIQIDVGEKYHAAWEKFGIYQYSSKVDEPVVRAYSMANYPDEKGVIKLNVRIATPPPKTVGIPPGKGSTYLHTRKPGDKITITGPFGEFHATDNDTEMIFLGGGAGMAPLRSIVFDELKRKGTKRKISYWYGARSVAELFYDEDFKQLEKEFENFSWHVVMSEPLPEDNWTGYKGFVHCIAYDAYLRNHPAPEDCEYYLCGPPVMIDAVLDLLDRLGVEPENIYFDDFGG from the coding sequence ATAGAGATAGTTTTAGGCGTTGCCCTTTTTACGGCAATAATCCTTTTTCTGGCAGGATTCATCCTCACCGCCAAACAGTGGCTTGTTCCGGCGGGCAGTGTCCGCATTATAATCAATGACAGCGAGGATAAGGCGCTCAGCGTGCAGAGGGGCGGGAAGCTCTTAAGCGTTCTGGCGGATGAAAAAATATTTGTCTCCTCCGCATGCGGTGGCGGGGGCTCCTGCGGTCAGTGCAAGGTTATAGTGCATGAAGGCGGCGGGGACATTCTTCCCACGGAAAAAAGCCACATCAACAGAAAGATGGAGCGTGAGGGCTACAGACTTTCCTGTCAGCTCACTGTTAAGGAAGATCTAAAAATAGAAGTCCCCGCTGAGGTGTTCAGTGCACGGCAGTGGGAATGCGAGCTAATATCCAACAGAAATGTTGCCACCTTTATAAAGGAGATAGTTCTCAAGCTTCCCGAAGGTGAGGATGTGAACTTCCGCGCGGGCGGGTATATTCAGGTTATGGTTCCTCCCTATGAAGCGGACTTCATCCAGATAGACGTGGGCGAAAAATACCACGCCGCTTGGGAGAAGTTCGGTATCTATCAGTACAGCTCCAAGGTTGACGAGCCAGTGGTGCGTGCTTATTCCATGGCGAATTATCCTGACGAGAAGGGTGTTATCAAACTCAATGTACGCATAGCCACTCCGCCTCCGAAGACTGTGGGCATCCCCCCCGGAAAAGGTTCAACTTACCTCCATACGAGAAAGCCCGGCGATAAGATCACGATAACGGGACCCTTCGGTGAGTTCCACGCCACGGATAATGACACTGAGATGATATTTCTCGGCGGCGGCGCGGGCATGGCTCCATTGCGCTCCATTGTATTTGACGAGCTTAAGAGAAAGGGAACGAAACGCAAAATTTCATACTGGTACGGGGCCAGAAGCGTTGCCGAGCTGTTTTACGATGAGGACTTCAAGCAGCTTGAGAAGGAGTTCGAGAATTTCAGCTGGCACGTGGTGATGAGTGAGCCCCTGCCAGAGGACAACTGGACAGGATACAAGGGCTTTGTGCACTGCATAGCCTATGACGCTTATCTGAGAAACCATCCGGCGCCTGAGGACTGCGAATATTATCTCTGCGGACCTCCTGTGATGATAGATGCCGTGCTTGATCTGCTGGACAGACTCGGTGTCGAGCCGGAGAACATATACTTCGACGATTTCGGCGGGTAA